From the genome of bacterium, one region includes:
- the ftsX gene encoding permease-like cell division protein FtsX yields the protein MIKYFVKEALLNFKRAGLMSYASIGIITITLFILSLFLLFTTNVKGIVDIFLVKRTSIIVYLKSGLSETEIIEFEKIIGEKEEVSQVIYISKEEALQKFRENLGEKKDILNNLPCNPLPNYLEVKLKGSKFIWDEVGKIAEELKKSELVTEVDYGQRVVNILAKITYGLRIIILGVGIILCIATLIIISNTIELGLFARGEEITIMRLVGATNWFIRFPALIEGTLQGIISGGMAIGLLWFIYKFIIFKLWISDAFFQLIPIKFLPVESILGILSASAVLGCLGSFLSLHYFLKSKK from the coding sequence ATGATTAAATATTTTGTTAAAGAAGCCCTCTTGAATTTTAAACGAGCAGGTTTAATGAGTTATGCCAGTATTGGAATAATCACTATTACCCTATTCATCTTAAGCCTGTTTTTACTATTTACAACTAATGTGAAAGGAATAGTTGACATCTTTTTAGTCAAAAGGACATCAATTATCGTTTATCTAAAAAGTGGATTGTCTGAAACAGAAATTATTGAATTTGAGAAAATAATAGGAGAGAAAGAAGAGGTCAGTCAGGTAATTTATATTTCAAAAGAAGAGGCTCTCCAAAAATTTAGAGAGAATTTAGGAGAAAAGAAGGATATTTTGAATAACCTCCCCTGTAATCCATTACCAAATTATTTAGAGGTTAAGTTAAAGGGGAGCAAGTTTATCTGGGATGAAGTAGGTAAAATAGCTGAGGAACTCAAAAAATCTGAATTAGTCACTGAGGTAGATTATGGACAAAGAGTAGTAAATATCCTGGCTAAAATTACTTATGGATTAAGAATAATAATTCTCGGCGTAGGTATTATTTTATGTATAGCGACTTTAATAATTATCTCAAATACCATTGAATTAGGACTTTTTGCCCGAGGAGAGGAAATAACCATTATGAGATTAGTTGGGGCAACTAATTGGTTTATTCGTTTCCCGGCATTAATCGAAGGAACATTACAAGGAATAATAAGTGGAGGAATGGCTATTGGGTTATTATGGTTCATTTATAAATTTATTATATTCAAATTATGGATATCTGATGCCTTTTTTCAACTTATACCGATTAAATTTCTTCCTGTAGAATCCATATTAGGCATACTTTCAGCCAGTGCTGTTCTGGGATGTCTGGGAAGTTTTCTTTCTTTACATTATTTCTTAAAATCGAAAAAATAA